DNA from Chaetodon trifascialis isolate fChaTrf1 chromosome 14, fChaTrf1.hap1, whole genome shotgun sequence:
CCACAGCCGTGGTGTCGCCTTTCTTCGACTTCGACGTGATGAACAAGGTAGCTTGGCaactttttccccctctctggtCGTTTCTAGAAGTGTGAACtgctgttagcctgttagctgcAGCGTTAGCCGCTGTGGAGGAATGATGAGCCGCATGCCCGCGGCCCTCCGCCGTGACGCGCCTGTGCGGAGGTTCCTCTGTTTGGctgttttgatttgtgtgttttctcgtCTCGCTTTGACTCGACCGTCTGCCTGTTTTACGTCTGTTTCCTGTCGAAATGTCCCCACTCACGTTCAACCGAGTGCCTCTAAAGTGCGCCGAAGCCATGGCGGTAACTGTCTGTTACCGTAATAGTTGTCGAAATGGGAAAGTTTTATATACATTCAACATGTGCCACATCAGCTTGCTTAATATTCGTAGTTTTACGGCGCAGTTTCGAGCGCAAACGGCCGTTAGAGTTAGCTTCAGTTAATTCATGTCATCTTACTTTAAATGGGGCCAGCTTTGCGCCACTTTTAATACTCCTCACAAAGCAGCCACATGCTCGCTAATCATTGATCAGATTTGTTCGGCTTTTACCTACAAAACTGTGTCTCTGATTAGCGGTGGTTAGTGTTTGTTGGGTAATTACTTGTTTTCAAAATGGTAACGGCTCTCCGGGTAGTTAGCGCCACTGCACCGTTGTAGTTTGCAtaaattttcatgttttcagtgccAGATTTCTGTAGTAAGCAAAGTCTTCTTCTTTTCGTGGCGGTTGTTGAGATTTTGCTCTCTGGTGGTTTTGTGCTTATGTAAATCAGGGACTAACCCGACGTCTCCTCTGGTTTGGAAGTGTATTGGCCGGCAGAGTTTCTGCCTTGTAATTCAGCAGGATGCTTCGCCACTTTCATTATCTTTCAAATGATGGAGGCTCTTTGTAGCCACTAGCAGCCCTGTGGCCTCtcatgtgctgctgctccatTTACTAAACAGGCACACATTCCTCACCAGGGCAGCTTGCCAAACCAGCTGCTGTTCTATAGGCCTGTATCCGCTCATGTTGTCAGAGCCAAAAAGAACAGTCATGCAAGAGGagggctttttttcccctccagccCACCAGCTCTCATTAAAATCAGGACCACATTGGCTGTCAGTGTTGGTGAAAAGTATTTTATTCTcatggtgtgtgttttctgtgtctctgcagaacAACAAACTGCTCAGCTACAACAACAACCTGGGTGCTCCCCATCCCATGTCTGTCCCTTGCACTGGCACCAACGTGCCCATCTCCAGCCCCGCCGGAGCCCTGCTGGACAGGAAGGCGGTGGGGTCTCCCTCAGTGGGAGGCGTGTACCAGCGGCGGCACTCTGTCAGCAGTACAAAGTTCAGCCAGAACCAGTTTCTGAACAGCCTTAAGGCAGCGGACCACTCCTCACTCATCTCAGGGGTTGGCAATGCCAGCAACAACAAGGAGAACCGCCTGCGAGACCGCTCCTTCTCTGAGACGGGTGAGAGGCTCCTCAACAAGTGCCTGGGCCCTGCCAGTCCCACCAGCGGCAGCAGCCAAGTGAACTCCAGCCGTTACAAGACGGAGCTTTGCAGGCCCTTCGAGGAGAACGGCTCCTGCAAGTACGGCGACAAATGCCAGTTTGCTCACGGAATCCATGAACTGCGCAGCCTGAGCCGCCATCCCAAATACAAAACTGAGCTGTGCCGCACCTTCCACACCATCGGATTCTGCCCATACGGGCCTCGCTGCCATTTCATCCACAATGCAGAGGAGCGCCGTGGACCTCCCCAGCAGTCCTCCCCTCTTAACTCTTCCAACAAGATGGAGAGGCCTCGACTGCAGCACAGCTACAGCTTCGCAGGCTTTTCCAGCTCAGCTGGGCTGAGAGACAGCCCCACCTCGGTCACCCCTCCACCCATGTTCTTCCCTGATGAGGTCCCCGACTGGCCCAGCAGTAACCCCTTCACCTACTCCAGCCAGGAGCTGGCCAACCTGTTTGGGCCTAGCCTCAGTGCCGGTCCTGTAGGCACAGAGCCCAACACCCCTGCACCCCCCTCTCCAACAAGCACGCCTTACTATTTCAGACCCATGTTGGAGTCCCCTCAGATGTTTGAGTCTCCATCCAGCCCTCCCGATTCTCTGTCAGACCAAGAGGGCTACCAGAGCAGCTCTGGAGGGAGCCTGAGTGGCTCTGAGTCCCCCACGCTGGACACCACCCGCCGCCTTCCCATCTTCAGCCGCCTCTCCATCTCTGATGATTAGACTGCACGTATCCACCAGTGACTTTAAGTTCGATGACACAAAGAGAACACGGCACTCCCCTCTACCTCTGCCCCTTTCTGAAGCTTTCCTGT
Protein-coding regions in this window:
- the zfp36l1a gene encoding mRNA decay activator protein ZFP36L1a; translation: MTTAVVSPFFDFDVMNKNNKLLSYNNNLGAPHPMSVPCTGTNVPISSPAGALLDRKAVGSPSVGGVYQRRHSVSSTKFSQNQFLNSLKAADHSSLISGVGNASNNKENRLRDRSFSETGERLLNKCLGPASPTSGSSQVNSSRYKTELCRPFEENGSCKYGDKCQFAHGIHELRSLSRHPKYKTELCRTFHTIGFCPYGPRCHFIHNAEERRGPPQQSSPLNSSNKMERPRLQHSYSFAGFSSSAGLRDSPTSVTPPPMFFPDEVPDWPSSNPFTYSSQELANLFGPSLSAGPVGTEPNTPAPPSPTSTPYYFRPMLESPQMFESPSSPPDSLSDQEGYQSSSGGSLSGSESPTLDTTRRLPIFSRLSISDD